Proteins encoded by one window of Streptomyces clavuligerus:
- a CDS encoding FdhF/YdeP family oxidoreductase produces MARKPPVGDPVQDAPEVGAPEHAAAGLPAIGHTLRAARRQMGVRRTAATLLKVNQKDGFDCPGCAWPEGDRRHVAEFCENGAKAVAEEATLRRVTPEFFAAHPVAELAGRSGYWLGQQGRITHPMYLPAGAAHYEPVSWERAFAMIAEELTALSSPDEAVFYTSGRTSNEAAFLLQLFAREFGTNNLPDCSNMCHESSGSALTETLGVGKGSVSLEDLHQADLIIVAGQNPGTNHPRMLSALERAKSAGARIISVNPLPEAGMERFKNPQTARGMLRGTPLNDLFLQIRIGGDQALFRMLNRLVIEADGGVDEEFVRTYTHGYEAFRGAALTAGWDETLAATGLERAEVERALAMVLESRRTVVCWAMGLTQHKHAVATIRELVNFLLLRGAVGRPGAGVCPVRGHSNVQGDRTMGIFERPAAAFLDALEKEFGFAPPRHHGLDVVRSIRALRDGGAKVFFAMGGNFVAASPDTGVTEAAMRRARLTVQVSTKLNRSHVVTGARALILPTLGRTDRDVQRGGRQVVTVEDSMGMVHASRGNLPPASAELLSEPAIVARLARAVLGPGSATPWEGFEADYGTIRDRIARVIPGFEDFNEKIARPGGFTLPHAPRDERRFPTATGKANFTAAPVEYPRVPEGRLLLQTLRSHDQYNTTIYGLDDRYRGIRGGRRVVLVHPEDAAGLGLADGAYTDLVSEWTDGVERRAPGFRVVHYPTARGCAAAYYPETNVLVPLDSTADTSNTPVSKSVVVRFENPGTENPGAVGLGTEGLGTEIPGTEGPGTGSPATENP; encoded by the coding sequence ATGGCCCGTAAACCACCCGTAGGCGATCCGGTCCAGGACGCCCCCGAGGTCGGCGCGCCCGAGCACGCCGCGGCCGGTCTGCCCGCGATCGGGCACACCCTGAGGGCCGCCCGGCGCCAGATGGGGGTGCGGCGGACGGCCGCGACCCTGCTCAAGGTCAACCAGAAGGACGGTTTCGACTGTCCGGGGTGCGCCTGGCCCGAGGGGGACCGCCGCCATGTGGCGGAGTTCTGCGAGAACGGCGCGAAGGCGGTGGCCGAGGAGGCGACGCTGCGCCGGGTGACGCCGGAGTTCTTCGCCGCGCATCCGGTCGCGGAGCTGGCCGGGCGCAGCGGGTACTGGCTGGGCCAGCAGGGCCGGATCACCCATCCCATGTATCTCCCGGCGGGGGCCGCGCACTATGAGCCGGTGAGCTGGGAGCGGGCCTTCGCGATGATCGCGGAGGAGCTGACGGCGCTGTCCTCGCCGGACGAGGCGGTCTTCTACACCTCGGGGCGTACGAGCAACGAGGCCGCGTTCCTGCTCCAGCTCTTCGCCCGGGAGTTCGGTACGAACAATCTCCCTGATTGTTCGAACATGTGCCATGAGTCCTCGGGGTCGGCGCTCACGGAGACCCTGGGGGTCGGCAAGGGCAGTGTCTCGCTGGAGGATCTGCACCAGGCCGATCTGATCATCGTCGCCGGGCAGAACCCGGGGACCAACCATCCCCGGATGCTCTCCGCGCTGGAGCGGGCCAAGTCCGCCGGGGCGAGGATCATCTCGGTGAATCCGCTGCCCGAGGCGGGCATGGAGCGGTTCAAGAACCCGCAGACCGCCCGGGGCATGCTCCGGGGGACTCCGCTCAACGACCTCTTCCTCCAGATCCGCATCGGCGGCGACCAGGCGCTGTTCCGGATGTTGAACCGGCTGGTCATCGAGGCGGACGGCGGGGTGGACGAGGAGTTCGTGCGGACGTACACCCATGGGTACGAGGCGTTCCGCGGGGCCGCGCTGACGGCGGGCTGGGACGAGACGCTGGCGGCGACGGGGCTGGAGCGCGCGGAGGTGGAGCGGGCGCTGGCGATGGTCCTGGAGTCGCGCCGTACGGTGGTGTGCTGGGCGATGGGTCTGACCCAGCACAAGCATGCCGTGGCCACCATCCGTGAGCTGGTCAATTTCCTGCTGCTGCGGGGCGCGGTCGGCCGTCCGGGGGCGGGTGTCTGCCCCGTGCGCGGGCACTCCAATGTCCAGGGCGACCGCACGATGGGCATCTTCGAGCGTCCGGCGGCGGCGTTCCTGGACGCGCTGGAGAAGGAGTTCGGTTTCGCCCCGCCGCGCCATCACGGCCTCGACGTGGTCCGCTCGATCCGGGCGCTGCGCGACGGCGGGGCGAAGGTGTTCTTCGCGATGGGCGGGAACTTCGTGGCGGCGAGTCCCGACACCGGGGTGACCGAGGCGGCGATGCGCCGGGCGCGGCTGACCGTCCAGGTCTCCACCAAGCTGAACCGTTCCCATGTGGTCACCGGCGCGCGGGCGCTGATCCTGCCCACGCTGGGGCGTACCGACCGGGATGTGCAGCGGGGCGGGCGGCAGGTGGTTACGGTGGAGGACTCCATGGGGATGGTGCACGCGTCCCGCGGGAATCTGCCCCCGGCCTCTGCGGAGCTGCTCTCGGAGCCCGCGATCGTGGCTCGGCTGGCGCGGGCGGTGCTCGGCCCGGGATCGGCGACTCCGTGGGAGGGGTTCGAGGCGGACTACGGGACGATCCGCGACCGGATCGCGCGGGTGATCCCCGGCTTCGAGGACTTCAACGAGAAGATCGCCCGGCCGGGCGGGTTCACGCTGCCGCACGCCCCGCGTGACGAGCGCCGCTTCCCGACGGCCACGGGGAAGGCCAATTTCACCGCGGCCCCGGTGGAGTATCCGCGGGTGCCCGAGGGGCGGTTGCTGCTTCAGACGCTGCGCTCGCACGACCAGTACAACACCACGATCTACGGTCTGGACGACCGCTATCGGGGGATCAGGGGCGGGCGCCGGGTGGTGCTGGTGCATCCGGAGGACGCGGCGGGGCTGGGGCTCGCCGACGGCGCGTACACCGATCTGGTCAGTGAGTGGACGGACGGCGTGGAGCGGCGGGCCCCCGGCTTCCGGGTGGTGCACTATCCGACGGCGCGGGGGTGTGCCGCGGCGTACTACCCGGAGACGAATGTGCTGGTGCCGTTGGACTCGACGGCGGACACGAGCAACACCCCGGTGAGCAAGTCCGTGGTGGTGCGGTTCGAGAACCCCGGGACGGAGAACCCCGGGGCGGTGGGACTCGGAACGGAGGGACTCGGGACGGAGATCCCCGGAACGGAGGGCCCGGGGACGGGGAGCCCTGCGACGGAGAACCCCTGA
- the polA gene encoding DNA polymerase I has product MDGHSLAYRAFFALPAENFSTASGQTTNAIYGFASMLANTLRDEAPTHFAVAFDVSRKTWRSKDYPEYKANRSATPDEFKGQVELIGELLDTMNAVRFAVDGFEADDIIATLATQAEAEGFDVLIVTGDRDSFQLVSEHTTVLYPTKGVSELTRFTPEKVQEKYGLTPSQYPDFAALRGDPSDNLPGIPGVGEKTAAKWINQFGSFAELVERADEVKGKVGQSFRDHLEAVKLNRHLTELVRDVELAKPVAGLERAPYDRSALKNFLEILEIRNPSLRERLLAVDPGATEDEAPAPEAGIELDGSVLATGELAPWLESHGAQPLGVATVTSWSLGTGQVSEIALAAADGKAAWFDTTRLDEADERAFAAWIADPARPKVMHNAKDALRVFPEHGWRVDGITMDTALAAYLVKPGRRSFALDALSVEYLHRELVPAAADGQLAFGTDEHAEADALMAQARAVLDLGDAFTARLEEVGATELLHDMELPTSELLARMERHGIAADRAHLESMEHLFAGAVQQAVKEAHATVGHEFNLGSPKQLQEVFFGELNLPKTKKTKTGYTTDADALAWLAGQTEHELPVIMLRHREQARLRSTVEGLIKTVAADGRIHTTFSQTVAATGRLSSTDPNLQNVPVRTDEGRAIRRGFVVGEGFESLMTADYSQIELRVMAHLSQDEGLIRAFTSGEDLHNTVASQVFGVATSEVDAEMRRKIKAMSYGLAYGLSAFGLSQQLNIEAGEARALMDTYFERFGGVRDYLRHVVDEARATGYTATMLGRRRYLPDLNSDNRQRREAAERMALNAPIQGTAADIVKIAMLRVDRALREAGLSSRLLLQVHDEIVLEISPGERDEVETIVRREMSSAVELSAPLDVSVGVGADWESAAH; this is encoded by the coding sequence ATGGACGGGCACTCCCTGGCGTACCGGGCGTTCTTCGCGCTGCCCGCGGAGAACTTCTCGACCGCGAGCGGCCAGACGACCAACGCCATCTACGGCTTCGCGTCGATGCTGGCGAACACCCTGCGTGACGAGGCGCCGACCCACTTCGCCGTGGCGTTCGACGTCTCCCGCAAGACCTGGCGCTCGAAGGACTACCCCGAGTACAAGGCGAACCGCTCCGCGACCCCCGACGAGTTCAAGGGCCAGGTCGAGCTGATCGGCGAGCTGCTCGACACCATGAACGCGGTGCGCTTCGCGGTCGACGGCTTCGAGGCGGACGACATCATCGCCACCCTCGCCACCCAGGCCGAGGCCGAGGGCTTCGACGTCCTGATCGTCACCGGGGACCGGGACTCCTTCCAGCTCGTCAGCGAGCACACCACCGTGCTCTACCCCACCAAGGGGGTCTCCGAGCTGACCCGCTTCACCCCGGAGAAGGTCCAGGAGAAGTACGGGCTCACCCCGAGCCAGTACCCCGACTTCGCCGCCCTGCGCGGCGACCCCTCCGACAACCTCCCCGGCATCCCCGGCGTCGGCGAGAAGACCGCCGCCAAGTGGATCAACCAGTTCGGCTCCTTCGCCGAGCTGGTCGAACGGGCCGACGAGGTCAAGGGCAAGGTCGGCCAGTCGTTCCGCGACCACCTGGAGGCCGTCAAGCTCAACCGCCACCTGACCGAGCTGGTCCGCGACGTCGAACTGGCGAAGCCGGTCGCCGGGCTGGAGCGCGCCCCCTACGACCGCTCCGCGCTGAAGAACTTCCTGGAGATCCTGGAGATCCGCAACCCCAGCCTGCGCGAGCGGCTGCTGGCGGTCGACCCCGGCGCCACCGAGGACGAGGCCCCCGCCCCCGAGGCGGGCATCGAGCTGGACGGCTCGGTACTGGCCACCGGGGAGCTGGCGCCCTGGCTGGAGAGCCACGGGGCGCAGCCGCTCGGCGTGGCCACCGTGACGAGCTGGTCCCTGGGCACCGGCCAGGTCTCCGAGATCGCCCTCGCCGCCGCCGACGGCAAGGCGGCCTGGTTCGACACCACCCGGCTGGACGAGGCCGACGAGCGCGCCTTCGCCGCCTGGATCGCGGACCCCGCCCGCCCCAAGGTGATGCACAACGCCAAGGACGCCCTGCGGGTCTTCCCCGAGCACGGCTGGCGCGTCGACGGCATCACCATGGACACCGCCCTCGCCGCCTACCTCGTCAAGCCCGGCCGCCGCTCCTTCGCCCTCGACGCCCTCTCCGTCGAATACCTCCACCGCGAACTGGTCCCGGCCGCCGCCGACGGACAGCTCGCCTTCGGCACCGACGAGCACGCCGAGGCCGACGCCCTCATGGCCCAGGCCCGTGCCGTGCTCGACCTCGGCGACGCCTTCACCGCGCGGCTGGAAGAGGTCGGCGCCACCGAGCTGCTGCACGACATGGAGCTGCCCACCTCCGAACTGCTGGCCCGGATGGAGCGCCACGGCATCGCCGCCGACCGGGCCCATCTGGAATCGATGGAACACCTCTTCGCGGGCGCCGTGCAGCAGGCCGTGAAGGAGGCCCACGCCACCGTCGGCCACGAGTTCAACCTCGGCTCGCCCAAACAGCTCCAGGAGGTCTTCTTCGGCGAGCTGAACCTCCCCAAGACGAAGAAGACCAAGACCGGCTACACCACCGACGCGGACGCGCTCGCCTGGCTCGCCGGCCAGACCGAGCACGAACTGCCGGTGATCATGCTGCGCCACCGGGAGCAGGCCCGGCTGCGCTCCACCGTCGAGGGCCTGATCAAGACCGTCGCCGCCGACGGCAGGATTCACACCACCTTCAGCCAGACCGTCGCGGCGACGGGCCGTCTCTCCTCCACGGACCCGAACCTCCAGAACGTCCCGGTGCGCACCGACGAGGGCCGGGCCATCCGCCGGGGCTTCGTCGTCGGCGAGGGCTTCGAGTCCCTGATGACCGCCGACTACAGCCAGATCGAACTGCGGGTGATGGCGCACCTCTCCCAGGACGAGGGGCTGATCCGGGCCTTCACCTCCGGCGAGGACCTGCACAACACGGTCGCCTCCCAGGTGTTCGGCGTGGCGACCTCCGAGGTCGACGCGGAGATGCGCCGGAAGATCAAGGCGATGTCCTACGGGCTGGCCTACGGCCTGTCGGCGTTCGGTCTCTCCCAGCAGCTCAACATCGAGGCGGGCGAGGCCCGGGCCCTGATGGACACCTACTTCGAGCGGTTCGGCGGGGTCCGGGACTACCTCCGCCATGTCGTGGACGAGGCCAGGGCCACCGGCTACACCGCGACGATGCTCGGCCGCCGCCGCTACCTGCCCGACCTCAACAGCGACAACCGCCAGCGCCGCGAGGCCGCCGAACGCATGGCGCTCAACGCCCCGATCCAGGGCACGGCGGCCGACATCGTCAAGATCGCGATGCTCCGGGTGGACCGGGCGCTCCGCGAGGCCGGCCTCTCCTCCCGGCTGCTGCTCCAGGTCCACGACGAGATCGTGCTGGAGATCTCCCCGGGCGAGCGCGACGAAGTCGAGACGATCGTGCGCCGCGAGATGTCCTCCGCTGTGGAGCTGAGCGCACCGCTGGACGTCTCGGTCGGCGTGGGCGCGGACTGGGAGTCGGCCGCCCACTGA
- a CDS encoding lytic transglycosylase domain-containing protein: MAAEFGRRLRRGATTTAVAAAAVAALSASQAPGVTHTTLGGGEGSPGQGAADTDPGNDSPVTGNSPYYTDLPPLVTPDKPGTSVDLPAEEQGSTTPTEAGIPATVLAAYKNAEKTISASDPGCHVPWQLLAAIGKVESGQARGGQVDAQGTTRTPILGPVLNGVGFANISDTDNGAYDGDTTYDRAVGPMQFIPSTWATWGQDANADGRKDPNNIHDAALAAGRYLCAGDRDLRDQVDLDEAILGYNQSRVYLRTVLSWFEYYKKGTHSVPDGTGPLPGAGAPDSPGSGFSGGSTPKPKPPKKPPVDTDLPKPGDKDKPGNRPPAKPPTPPKPKPPTKPPVSPVSRIENVGAATVTAMAGREFTTKVAVRVENAQGRGVAEQAVRFQIVGATDTRFPGGRTSAVLTTAADGRVVAPVLTAGEKTGSFIVRATVVGHPAPGVEVAAKVTPRAADLLEWVGDTPLTAPVDSEFTEPVEIRATHRGTVASGVAVTVSLFTAGPDVVPAVTGPYFKDVDGKPLRTLALVTDAKGALVLPKIYTDGEIGTFDLRITATTGGGTVSVPLTVTEEITTIPVLPTLPGISPSPSPSAR, encoded by the coding sequence ATGGCAGCGGAATTCGGTCGACGGCTGCGCAGGGGAGCGACGACCACCGCCGTGGCCGCCGCCGCCGTGGCGGCTCTCTCCGCCTCGCAGGCACCCGGCGTCACGCACACGACCCTCGGCGGCGGTGAGGGCAGCCCCGGACAGGGCGCCGCCGACACGGACCCCGGCAACGACTCGCCGGTCACCGGCAACTCGCCCTACTACACGGACCTTCCGCCCCTGGTCACCCCGGACAAGCCCGGGACCTCCGTCGACCTCCCGGCCGAGGAGCAGGGCAGCACCACGCCCACCGAGGCGGGCATCCCGGCGACCGTTCTCGCCGCCTACAAGAACGCCGAGAAGACCATCTCGGCCTCGGACCCCGGCTGCCATGTGCCCTGGCAACTGCTGGCCGCGATCGGCAAGGTGGAGTCCGGGCAGGCCCGTGGCGGCCAGGTCGACGCCCAGGGCACCACCCGTACGCCCATCCTCGGCCCGGTGCTCAACGGCGTCGGCTTCGCCAATATCTCCGACACCGACAACGGCGCCTACGACGGCGACACGACCTACGACCGTGCCGTCGGGCCCATGCAGTTCATCCCCTCCACCTGGGCCACCTGGGGACAGGACGCCAACGCCGACGGGCGCAAGGACCCCAACAACATCCATGACGCCGCCCTCGCGGCGGGCCGTTACCTCTGCGCGGGCGACCGGGACCTGCGCGATCAGGTCGACCTCGACGAGGCGATCCTCGGCTACAACCAGTCCCGCGTCTATCTGCGGACCGTGCTCTCCTGGTTCGAGTACTACAAGAAGGGCACCCACTCCGTCCCGGACGGAACGGGCCCGCTGCCCGGAGCCGGCGCCCCCGACAGCCCCGGCAGCGGCTTCTCGGGCGGCTCCACCCCGAAGCCCAAGCCGCCGAAGAAGCCCCCCGTCGACACCGATCTGCCCAAGCCCGGCGACAAGGACAAGCCCGGCAACCGGCCGCCCGCGAAGCCACCGACCCCGCCGAAGCCCAAGCCGCCCACGAAGCCGCCGGTGTCCCCCGTCTCCCGCATCGAGAACGTGGGCGCCGCCACCGTGACCGCCATGGCGGGCCGCGAGTTCACCACGAAGGTCGCCGTCCGCGTCGAGAACGCCCAGGGTCGCGGGGTCGCCGAGCAGGCGGTGCGCTTCCAGATCGTCGGAGCCACGGACACCCGCTTCCCCGGCGGCCGGACGAGCGCCGTCCTCACCACCGCCGCCGACGGCCGGGTCGTCGCCCCGGTGCTCACGGCGGGGGAGAAGACCGGGTCGTTCATCGTCCGTGCCACCGTGGTCGGCCATCCGGCGCCCGGTGTCGAGGTCGCCGCCAAGGTGACCCCGCGCGCCGCCGACCTCCTGGAGTGGGTGGGCGACACGCCCCTGACAGCGCCCGTCGACTCCGAGTTCACGGAGCCCGTGGAGATCCGGGCCACCCACCGCGGCACTGTCGCCTCCGGCGTCGCCGTCACCGTCAGCCTCTTCACGGCCGGCCCGGACGTGGTACCGGCCGTCACCGGTCCCTACTTCAAGGACGTCGACGGCAAGCCGCTGCGGACGCTCGCCCTCGTCACCGACGCCAAGGGCGCCCTGGTGCTGCCGAAGATCTACACCGACGGCGAGATCGGCACCTTTGACCTCCGAATCACCGCCACCACCGGTGGGGGGACCGTCTCCGTGCCCCTCACGGTGACCGAGGAGATCACCACCATCCCCGTCCTCCCCACCCTCCCCGGCATCTCCCCGAGCCCGTCGCCGTCCGCGCGCTGA
- a CDS encoding SPW_0924 family protein, translating into MRPLAAAALGLAAAVALVLTATAIGPPQDGTSPEPLLTTVPGPKK; encoded by the coding sequence ATGCGCCCCCTCGCCGCCGCCGCCCTCGGGCTGGCCGCCGCCGTCGCCCTCGTCCTCACCGCCACCGCCATCGGCCCGCCCCAGGACGGCACCTCTCCCGAACCGCTGCTGACCACCGTCCCGGGCCCCAAGAAGTAG
- a CDS encoding DUF3068 domain-containing protein gives MRRRAGLVLLALAAFCAALAPLLRWYAFPRLAKVPPGQYQEVVMEARPATLLDYGTLRARQVEKVTIVQTLKGNVEESERIERGTGRDVVVWDTLAHVQGPDGAMISQIPERYVFDAHTQDPVHAPGEMVDGTPVCREGLAFKWPFLTEKRDYRYFDAQTRTAAPIHYRGTRTFRGLEVYYFEQTIPWTKVPYPRTMPIPGVRAATLEQQTGTTRWYTTRRMFWVEPVTGAPVNGEEIHREELRGGTLLGGRDRVTVFAGHVKMRPDYLDHTVDLVTSQRLLVLLLTSYGPWGALGAGGGLLVLALFLEAWARPSPLPLPAPAPPTPADHHPSSA, from the coding sequence ATGCGCCGCCGCGCCGGACTCGTACTCCTCGCCCTCGCCGCCTTCTGCGCCGCACTCGCCCCGCTGCTGCGCTGGTACGCCTTCCCCCGCCTCGCCAAGGTCCCGCCCGGCCAGTACCAGGAGGTCGTGATGGAGGCGAGGCCCGCCACCCTCCTCGACTACGGCACCCTCCGCGCCCGGCAGGTCGAGAAGGTCACCATCGTCCAGACCCTGAAGGGCAATGTGGAGGAGTCCGAACGCATCGAACGCGGTACCGGCCGCGACGTCGTCGTCTGGGACACCCTCGCCCATGTCCAGGGCCCCGACGGCGCGATGATCTCGCAGATCCCCGAACGCTATGTCTTCGACGCCCACACCCAGGACCCCGTCCACGCCCCCGGTGAGATGGTCGACGGCACCCCCGTCTGCCGCGAGGGCCTCGCCTTCAAATGGCCCTTCCTCACCGAGAAACGCGACTACCGCTACTTCGACGCCCAGACCCGGACCGCCGCCCCCATCCACTACCGGGGCACCCGCACCTTCCGGGGCCTGGAGGTCTACTACTTCGAACAGACGATCCCCTGGACCAAGGTCCCCTACCCCCGCACGATGCCCATCCCCGGGGTGCGGGCGGCCACCCTGGAACAGCAGACCGGCACCACCCGCTGGTACACCACCCGCCGTATGTTCTGGGTGGAACCCGTCACCGGCGCCCCCGTCAACGGCGAGGAGATCCACCGCGAAGAACTGCGCGGCGGCACCCTGCTGGGCGGACGCGACCGGGTCACCGTCTTCGCCGGCCATGTGAAGATGCGCCCCGACTACCTCGACCACACCGTCGACCTGGTCACCTCCCAACGGCTGCTGGTCCTGCTGCTCACTTCGTACGGTCCGTGGGGGGCGCTGGGGGCGGGCGGGGGGCTGCTGGTGCTCGCGCTCTTCCTGGAAGCCTGGGCCCGCCCCTCCCCCCTCCCCCTCCCCGCCCCCGCTCCCCCCACCCCTGCCGACCACCACCCCTCATCCGCCTGA
- the hrpB gene encoding ATP-dependent helicase HrpB, translated as MIRTDALDRLPVRDALPELFTALDGRGTAVLSAPPGTGKTTLVPLALAGLIGGRPAARVLVAEPRRMAVRAAARRMAWLLGEEVGGAVGYTVRGERRASPATRVEVVTTGVLLQRLQRDPELPGIDVVLLDECHERHLDADTAMAFLLDVRATLRPDLRLIAASATGDTGTWARLLTSLEDGADPAPVVVGRGEGHGADAVHAPPPPGLRPAHGTWVDPGLLRHVAATVRQALDRHEGDVLCFLPGTGEIARTAGLLDGVDAEVLQLHGRAAAAVQEAVLRGGEGRRRVVLATSVAESSLTVPGVRVVVDSGLTREPRVDHARGLGSLATVPVSAAAAVQRLGRAGREARGTVYRCWSAGDDVRRQPFPSPEIRIADLASFALRAACWGDPSAAGLALPDAPPPGAMAAARSVLTAIGAVDEEGRATERGIRMSRMGVHPRLARALIDAAPEAGADRAAEVVALIGEEPPREYGDDLVEAWRRARRGGDAYAARWRAETRRLTAALPGPGGGTAPRGPSGGRGDDAVAGLVTALAFPERVARARGEGAFLMVSGTGAEVAAGSGLRGARWLAIAVADRPAASASARVRLAAVVDEGTASTAAAHLGRAGEEVRWEDGDVVAREVRRLGAVELSARALKDPDPGAVRAALLAGLRTEGPGLLRWPAEARGLRERLAFLHRELGAPWPDVSDEGLLGRVDDWLEPELSRARRRADLERVPVLEALRRLLPWAGGEAARLDELAPERIEVPSGSRIRVEYGGERPVLAVKLQEMFGLRETPEVAGVPVQVHLLSPARRPVAVTADLASFWAEGYHSVRAELRGRYPKHPWPKDPSAAEPTRHTKARQAARGASGDS; from the coding sequence ATGATCCGAACCGACGCACTCGACCGGCTCCCGGTCCGTGACGCCCTGCCCGAGCTGTTCACCGCGCTCGACGGGCGGGGGACGGCGGTGCTCTCCGCGCCGCCCGGCACCGGCAAGACCACGCTGGTCCCGCTGGCCCTGGCCGGTCTGATCGGTGGGCGCCCCGCCGCACGGGTCCTGGTGGCCGAGCCCCGGCGGATGGCCGTCCGGGCGGCGGCCCGCCGGATGGCGTGGCTGCTGGGCGAGGAGGTGGGCGGGGCGGTCGGCTACACCGTCCGGGGCGAGCGCCGCGCGAGCCCGGCGACCCGGGTGGAAGTGGTGACCACCGGGGTTCTTCTCCAGCGTCTCCAGCGCGACCCCGAGCTGCCCGGGATAGACGTGGTGCTGCTCGACGAGTGCCACGAACGCCATCTGGACGCGGACACCGCGATGGCCTTCCTCCTGGACGTACGGGCGACGCTCCGGCCGGACCTCCGGCTGATCGCCGCCTCGGCGACCGGGGACACCGGGACCTGGGCCCGGCTGCTGACATCCCTGGAGGACGGCGCGGACCCGGCGCCGGTGGTCGTGGGCCGGGGCGAGGGGCACGGCGCGGACGCCGTCCACGCACCGCCGCCGCCCGGACTCCGGCCCGCGCACGGCACCTGGGTGGATCCCGGGCTGCTGCGGCATGTGGCGGCGACGGTGCGGCAGGCCCTCGACCGCCACGAGGGGGACGTGCTGTGTTTTCTGCCGGGCACCGGGGAGATCGCGCGGACGGCCGGGCTGCTCGACGGTGTGGACGCCGAGGTGCTGCAACTCCACGGGCGGGCTGCGGCGGCCGTGCAGGAGGCGGTGCTGCGCGGCGGGGAGGGCCGGCGGCGGGTGGTGCTCGCGACCTCGGTCGCCGAGTCCAGCCTGACCGTGCCCGGGGTGCGTGTCGTCGTGGACTCGGGGCTGACCCGGGAGCCCCGGGTCGACCACGCCCGGGGGCTCGGGTCGCTGGCCACGGTCCCGGTGTCGGCCGCGGCGGCGGTCCAGCGCCTCGGCCGGGCGGGGCGCGAGGCCCGGGGCACGGTGTACCGCTGCTGGTCGGCGGGGGACGACGTCCGGCGGCAGCCGTTCCCCTCCCCCGAGATCAGGATCGCGGACCTGGCCTCGTTCGCCCTGCGGGCGGCCTGCTGGGGCGACCCCTCGGCGGCCGGGCTCGCGCTGCCGGACGCCCCGCCCCCGGGAGCGATGGCGGCGGCACGGTCGGTGCTGACCGCGATCGGCGCGGTGGACGAGGAGGGCCGGGCCACCGAGCGGGGCATACGGATGTCCCGCATGGGGGTCCACCCCCGGCTGGCCCGGGCACTGATCGACGCGGCACCCGAGGCGGGCGCGGACCGGGCCGCCGAGGTCGTGGCACTGATCGGCGAGGAACCGCCGCGGGAGTACGGCGACGATCTCGTGGAGGCGTGGCGCCGGGCACGGCGCGGCGGCGACGCCTACGCGGCCCGCTGGCGGGCGGAGACCCGACGGCTGACCGCGGCGCTCCCGGGCCCGGGCGGCGGAACCGCCCCGCGCGGCCCGTCCGGCGGGCGCGGGGACGACGCGGTGGCCGGGCTCGTCACCGCTCTCGCCTTCCCGGAACGGGTGGCCCGCGCCCGTGGGGAGGGTGCGTTCCTCATGGTCTCCGGAACCGGGGCCGAGGTGGCGGCGGGGTCCGGGCTGCGCGGGGCCCGCTGGCTCGCGATCGCGGTCGCGGACCGTCCGGCGGCGTCGGCCTCGGCGCGGGTGCGGCTCGCCGCCGTGGTGGACGAGGGGACGGCGAGCACGGCGGCGGCCCATCTCGGCCGGGCGGGTGAGGAGGTCCGCTGGGAGGACGGGGACGTGGTCGCGCGGGAGGTGCGGCGGCTGGGCGCGGTGGAACTGTCCGCCCGTGCGCTGAAGGACCCCGACCCCGGAGCGGTACGGGCGGCGCTGCTGGCGGGGCTGCGCACCGAGGGGCCGGGGCTGCTGCGCTGGCCGGCGGAGGCGCGGGGACTGCGGGAACGGCTGGCCTTCCTCCACCGGGAGCTGGGGGCGCCCTGGCCGGACGTCTCGGACGAAGGACTGCTCGGGCGCGTGGACGACTGGCTCGAACCCGAGCTGTCGCGGGCCCGCCGACGGGCCGATCTGGAACGTGTCCCGGTGCTGGAGGCCCTGCGGCGGCTGCTGCCGTGGGCGGGCGGGGAGGCGGCCCGGCTGGACGAGCTGGCACCGGAGCGGATCGAGGTCCCCAGCGGCTCCCGCATACGGGTGGAGTACGGCGGGGAGCGGCCAGTGCTGGCGGTGAAGCTCCAGGAGATGTTCGGACTGCGGGAGACCCCGGAGGTGGCGGGGGTGCCCGTGCAGGTGCATCTGCTCTCCCCCGCCCGTCGGCCGGTGGCGGTCACCGCCGATCTGGCGTCGTTCTGGGCGGAGGGGTACCACTCGGTGCGGGCGGAGCTGCGGGGGCGCTATCCGAAGCACCCGTGGCCGAAGGACCCGTCGGCCGCCGAGCCCACCCGCCACACCAAGGCCCGCCAGGCGGCGCGGGGTGCGTCGGGGGATTCCTGA